A stretch of Chloracidobacterium validum DNA encodes these proteins:
- a CDS encoding TonB family protein, with amino-acid sequence MMRGLGRRIVTTAVAAVAATGWLLMVSLVAGGQSPAEKASGQTLTVPQLAAQLVDDDVETRLRAALTLRKLGAAAAPAAAELVKALRDEDPRVAEQAMWTLVFIGSPGLAAVPTLTAMVRDVDEPNRVTAAVVLGLMKTSQADAVAALVEATRSSDVQLRRAAALALGALGSAALPGVTPLVRLTTDTNHEVRQAAVTALGRLGGYAAPALPALRALVGGDDPNLRPLAAAAVRRIEGEMARPLGPATTTEALPPAATDLPEPTPPATALPRPPERPPLAVPSTVRPAPTTDAAGAAAPKVRTGVVLLSQDKPRYTSEAAARNLTGIVVVQVEFRADGRIGEVRLVSGLGGGLDEEALRAARSIKFTPAQEDGRPVTTTMDIKYRFVRE; translated from the coding sequence ATGATGCGAGGTCTTGGACGCCGAATCGTGACAACGGCGGTGGCGGCGGTGGCGGCAACGGGTTGGCTGCTAATGGTCAGCTTGGTCGCCGGCGGGCAGTCGCCGGCGGAGAAGGCTTCGGGACAAACGTTGACCGTGCCGCAACTGGCGGCGCAGCTCGTGGACGATGACGTCGAAACCCGCCTGCGCGCCGCGCTGACCCTCCGCAAGTTGGGCGCGGCGGCAGCGCCCGCCGCTGCGGAACTGGTCAAGGCGCTGCGGGATGAGGACCCACGGGTCGCCGAGCAGGCCATGTGGACGCTGGTCTTCATTGGCTCGCCGGGCCTGGCGGCCGTGCCAACGCTGACGGCGATGGTTCGGGATGTTGATGAACCCAACCGCGTCACGGCAGCCGTGGTGCTTGGTCTGATGAAGACCAGCCAGGCGGACGCCGTGGCAGCCTTGGTTGAGGCTACCCGCAGCAGCGATGTGCAACTGCGCCGGGCGGCAGCCCTGGCCTTGGGGGCGCTTGGCTCGGCGGCGCTTCCGGGCGTGACGCCGCTCGTGCGACTGACCACTGATACGAACCACGAGGTTCGCCAGGCGGCGGTGACCGCGCTTGGCCGGCTCGGCGGCTATGCGGCGCCGGCGCTACCGGCGCTCAGGGCCTTGGTCGGTGGCGATGACCCGAACCTTCGCCCGCTGGCAGCGGCGGCCGTCCGGCGAATCGAAGGCGAGATGGCGCGCCCGCTTGGTCCGGCCACAACGACCGAAGCCTTGCCGCCGGCGGCAACGGACTTACCAGAACCAACCCCACCCGCGACGGCGCTTCCCAGACCGCCCGAACGCCCACCGCTGGCCGTGCCATCCACCGTCCGCCCAGCGCCGACGACAGATGCCGCTGGCGCGGCCGCGCCCAAGGTGCGCACCGGTGTCGTCCTGCTGTCACAGGACAAGCCGCGCTATACGAGTGAGGCCGCGGCGCGAAACCTGACCGGCATCGTGGTTGTCCAGGTTGAGTTTCGGGCGGATGGTCGCATTGGCGAGGTGAGGCTGGTGTCCGGCTTGGGTGGCGGCCTCGATGAAGAGGCCCTTCGGGCGGCACGCAGCATCAAATTTACACCGGCTCAGGAAGACGGACGCCCCGTTACGACAACCATGGATATCAAGTACCGCTTTGTCCGGGAGTAG
- a CDS encoding SCP2 sterol-binding domain-containing protein — protein sequence MPAKPTSPIAAIFNGLEKTYRAGAYAKPTTFYFSLDDEKWTVTLDATACQVTKGKVTDQADVVLKTSAELFLQMWRGEYKPGAGDFFAGRIKSNDPQALKAFIAAFSKS from the coding sequence ATGCCTGCCAAGCCCACGTCGCCGATTGCGGCAATCTTCAATGGACTCGAAAAAACATACCGCGCCGGGGCCTATGCCAAACCGACGACCTTTTACTTTTCACTCGATGATGAAAAGTGGACGGTGACGCTCGATGCCACCGCATGTCAGGTGACAAAGGGCAAAGTGACCGACCAGGCGGATGTGGTGCTGAAAACCTCGGCTGAGCTCTTCCTGCAAATGTGGCGGGGCGAATACAAGCCCGGCGCGGGCGACTTCTTTGCCGGCCGCATCAAGTCGAATGATCCCCAGGCTTTGAAAGCCTTTATCGCCGCTTTTTCCAAATCATGA
- the moaA gene encoding GTP 3',8-cyclase MoaA, with the protein MTYAHTSAVHLHPALRDAHGRVIRDLRISITDRCNFRCTYCMPAEGVVWKTADELLTPDEILTLARVFVRLGIEKLRITGGEALLRDDVVTLARELRRLPGLRDLALTTNGYRFEHYAAALAEAGLNRITISLDSLREDTFYRLTRVKALDRVLRAIDLAHRYGLTPVRVNCVLIRGVNDDEIEAFADFARAWNVSMRFIEYMPLDGPGEWRRELVVPGREVHARLQARYPLLPVAGQPASETARRYRFADGAPGEIGIIAPVTEPFCGACSRLRLTADGKLRTCLFSVVEYDLRDALRAGADERDLGNLVLAAVAKKEAGHRINEPDFIPPSRTMSCIGG; encoded by the coding sequence ATGACCTATGCCCACACGAGCGCCGTCCACCTGCATCCCGCGCTGCGGGATGCGCATGGGCGCGTCATCCGTGACCTGCGCATTTCCATTACCGACCGGTGCAACTTTCGCTGCACGTACTGCATGCCGGCCGAGGGCGTTGTGTGGAAAACGGCGGATGAGTTGTTGACGCCGGATGAAATTCTGACGCTGGCGCGGGTGTTTGTCCGTCTAGGCATCGAGAAACTGCGGATCACCGGCGGCGAAGCCCTGCTGCGCGACGATGTCGTGACGCTCGCACGCGAACTGCGGCGGCTGCCGGGACTACGGGATTTGGCGCTCACGACCAACGGCTATCGGTTTGAGCACTATGCCGCCGCGCTGGCCGAAGCCGGGCTGAATCGCATCACGATCAGCCTCGACTCCCTCCGGGAGGATACCTTCTACCGACTGACGCGGGTGAAGGCGCTCGACCGGGTGCTGCGCGCCATTGACTTGGCGCACCGCTATGGCCTGACGCCGGTGCGCGTCAACTGCGTGCTCATCCGGGGCGTCAACGACGATGAAATCGAAGCCTTCGCCGACTTTGCGCGCGCGTGGAACGTCAGCATGCGCTTCATCGAGTACATGCCCTTGGACGGTCCGGGCGAATGGCGGCGCGAGTTGGTCGTTCCGGGGCGCGAAGTTCACGCCCGTCTTCAGGCGCGGTATCCACTGTTGCCCGTTGCCGGGCAGCCGGCGAGCGAGACGGCGCGCCGGTACCGCTTCGCCGACGGTGCGCCGGGGGAAATCGGGATCATTGCCCCGGTGACGGAGCCGTTCTGCGGCGCGTGCAGCCGCCTGCGCCTCACGGCCGACGGCAAACTTCGGACGTGCCTTTTTTCGGTCGTCGAGTATGATTTACGCGATGCCCTGCGCGCCGGCGCGGACGAGCGCGACTTGGGCAACCTTGTCCTGGCCGCCGTCGCCAAGAAAGAGGCTGGCCACCGGATCAACGAACCGGATTTCATCCCGCCGAGTCGAACGATGTCGTGCATTGGCGGGTAA
- a CDS encoding isoaspartyl peptidase/L-asparaginase family protein, translated as MNRAWSRRAFLTTTFTGAATLVVRGAQSPPIAFAIHGGAGVIEKQAMSAEREALFRLKLTEAVTAGHNVLKRGGSALDAVVTAIVLMEDSGVFNAGKGAVFTNTGTCELDASIMNGANRAAGAVAGVKRIKNPIRAARAVMERSPHVLMTGVGAEAFAAEQGLTLVSPKYFGTEEGRRELEKLKAEEAKRKKVAQALPFQGKFGTVGAVALDAQGNLAAGTSTGGMSNKRFGRVGDAPIIGAGTYADNATCAVSCTGHGEYFIRSVVAHDIAALVAYKGWSLQQAAEEVVMKKLVAMGGMGGLVALDRAGNITMPFNSPGMHRASIGPDGRLFVGIYREDG; from the coding sequence ATGAATCGTGCCTGGTCACGACGCGCTTTTCTGACCACAACCTTTACCGGCGCCGCCACGCTGGTCGTCCGCGGCGCGCAGTCGCCACCCATTGCCTTTGCCATTCACGGCGGGGCCGGCGTCATCGAGAAACAAGCCATGTCGGCCGAGCGTGAGGCGCTCTTCCGGCTGAAACTGACCGAGGCCGTTACGGCGGGACATAACGTCCTAAAGCGTGGCGGTTCGGCGCTGGATGCCGTCGTCACGGCCATTGTGCTGATGGAGGACTCCGGCGTCTTCAACGCCGGCAAGGGCGCGGTGTTTACCAACACCGGAACATGTGAACTCGACGCCTCGATCATGAACGGCGCCAACCGCGCCGCCGGCGCCGTGGCCGGCGTCAAGCGCATCAAGAACCCCATCCGGGCCGCACGGGCCGTGATGGAACGCTCGCCACATGTTCTGATGACCGGGGTCGGGGCCGAAGCCTTTGCCGCCGAACAGGGCTTGACGCTGGTTTCACCCAAGTACTTCGGAACGGAAGAAGGTCGGCGCGAACTCGAAAAGCTCAAGGCCGAAGAAGCCAAACGCAAGAAAGTCGCTCAGGCTCTTCCATTCCAGGGCAAGTTCGGCACGGTGGGTGCCGTGGCGCTCGACGCGCAAGGCAATCTGGCCGCCGGAACTTCCACCGGGGGCATGAGCAACAAGCGTTTCGGGCGGGTTGGCGATGCCCCGATCATCGGGGCGGGAACCTATGCTGATAACGCCACCTGCGCGGTTTCGTGCACCGGACATGGCGAGTATTTCATTCGGTCGGTCGTGGCGCACGACATTGCCGCTTTGGTGGCCTACAAGGGCTGGTCACTCCAACAAGCGGCCGAAGAAGTCGTCATGAAGAAACTCGTCGCCATGGGTGGCATGGGCGGACTCGTCGCCCTTGACCGCGCGGGCAACATTACGATGCCCTTCAACTCGCCGGGCATGCATCGGGCCAGCATCGGCCCGGACGGGCGACTGTTTGTCGGCATCTACCGTGAGGACGGCTGA
- a CDS encoding RluA family pseudouridine synthase: MEAEVIVPPAAHRQRLDEFVRAQVGDWPLAAIRRAVAEGQIVVNTQTRTAGWRLRAGDRVRWRLVAPRQVRVPVEAFTLPILHEDDFLLVVAKPAGMLTHPTPKERAGTLLNALLAHPAFTGQNRPMLLHRLDRDTSGIVMVAKNERGARAFAPLFQTGEIAKTYLALLIGQVTESHGLIDAPIGRAPFLWPRWRILPDGKPAQTRFTIPRQTAQVSLARFQPLTGRTHQLRIHAAHLGYPIVGDMVYGRHLNERLFAETGRRASRHLLHAAELELEHPIEQRRLHLRTALPDDFMPWLASIPA; the protein is encoded by the coding sequence GTGGAAGCTGAAGTTATTGTCCCGCCAGCGGCTCACCGGCAGCGGCTCGATGAGTTTGTGCGCGCCCAAGTCGGTGACTGGCCGCTGGCGGCCATTCGCCGGGCCGTTGCCGAAGGACAGATTGTGGTCAACACACAGACGCGCACCGCCGGGTGGCGACTACGGGCGGGGGACCGCGTCCGGTGGCGACTGGTGGCACCGCGCCAGGTGCGCGTCCCAGTTGAAGCCTTTACCCTGCCCATTTTGCATGAGGATGACTTCCTGCTGGTCGTCGCCAAGCCGGCCGGAATGCTCACACATCCAACCCCCAAGGAACGCGCCGGAACGCTGCTCAATGCCCTGCTGGCACATCCGGCCTTCACCGGCCAGAACCGTCCGATGCTCCTCCACCGACTTGACCGCGACACCTCAGGCATCGTGATGGTGGCAAAAAACGAACGCGGCGCGCGCGCCTTCGCGCCACTGTTTCAAACCGGCGAGATAGCCAAGACGTACTTGGCGCTTCTCATCGGGCAGGTGACGGAGAGCCACGGCCTCATTGACGCGCCGATTGGACGCGCGCCCTTTTTGTGGCCGCGCTGGCGCATTTTGCCCGACGGCAAACCGGCGCAAACCCGCTTTACCATCCCGCGCCAAACTGCTCAGGTGTCGCTGGCGCGCTTTCAGCCGCTCACCGGTCGCACGCACCAGTTGCGGATCCATGCGGCCCATCTGGGCTATCCAATCGTCGGCGACATGGTTTATGGTCGTCATTTGAATGAACGTCTCTTTGCCGAAACCGGTCGCCGCGCGTCACGCCACCTCCTCCACGCCGCCGAACTGGAGCTTGAGCATCCGATTGAGCAGCGACGGCTTCACCTACGGACGGCGCTTCCCGACGATTTCATGCCCTGGTTGGCATCCATCCCCGCGTAA
- a CDS encoding isocitrate dehydrogenase (NAD(+)) — translation MKHLITLIPGDGIGPEVTAATLRVLSAAGVDITWERFPAGAQALAEHGTTIPDALLSSIRRTRVALKGPVTTPVGSGFTSVNVGLRKALDLYANIRPVKTIPGVKTRYDNVDLVVVRENTEDLYSGLEHVVVPGVVESLKVITERASTRIARFACDYARKRGRKKVTVVHKANIMKLSDGLFLDCFRKVVQHYPEVQPEEKIVDNMCMQLVMQPERYDVLLMENLYGDILSDLATGLVGGLGVVPGANIGDGIAVFEAVHGSAPDIAGRGLANPTALILSATMMLRYIDEVESAERIEAALFAVLGEDQIKTPDLGGTATTTEFTEAIAARLTAAPSE, via the coding sequence ATGAAACACCTGATTACCCTGATTCCGGGCGACGGCATTGGCCCGGAAGTCACGGCGGCCACCTTGCGCGTCTTGAGCGCGGCCGGCGTGGATATTACCTGGGAACGCTTTCCCGCCGGCGCGCAGGCGCTGGCCGAACATGGCACGACGATTCCCGATGCGTTGTTGTCTTCCATCCGCCGAACCCGCGTGGCGCTCAAGGGCCCGGTAACGACACCGGTTGGCAGTGGGTTTACCAGCGTCAACGTCGGACTACGCAAGGCGCTCGATCTGTACGCCAACATCCGCCCGGTCAAAACCATTCCCGGCGTCAAGACCCGCTATGACAACGTGGATTTGGTCGTGGTGCGCGAAAACACCGAAGACCTGTATTCCGGGCTGGAGCACGTCGTCGTGCCGGGCGTGGTTGAAAGCCTCAAGGTCATCACCGAACGCGCCTCGACGCGCATCGCCCGGTTCGCCTGCGACTACGCCCGCAAGCGCGGACGCAAGAAAGTCACCGTGGTCCACAAAGCCAATATCATGAAACTATCAGACGGGTTGTTCCTCGACTGTTTCCGCAAGGTCGTCCAGCACTACCCGGAAGTGCAGCCCGAAGAAAAAATCGTGGACAACATGTGCATGCAGCTCGTCATGCAACCGGAACGCTATGACGTGTTGCTGATGGAAAACCTGTATGGCGACATTCTTTCCGACCTGGCCACCGGACTCGTCGGCGGTCTCGGCGTCGTGCCGGGGGCGAACATCGGGGACGGGATTGCCGTCTTCGAGGCGGTTCACGGCAGCGCGCCGGACATTGCCGGGCGCGGGCTGGCCAACCCAACCGCGCTGATTTTGAGCGCCACGATGATGCTGCGCTATATTGACGAAGTAGAATCGGCCGAGCGTATCGAGGCCGCCTTGTTTGCGGTCCTGGGCGAAGACCAAATCAAGACGCCGGACCTGGGCGGCACGGCAACGACCACCGAGTTCACGGAAGCCATTGCCGCGCGATTGACGGCAGCCCCGTCTGAATAA
- a CDS encoding winged helix DNA-binding domain-containing protein — protein MNFLRYGCSTFLVLGGLVVAFLALYDAFQPNRNWALVAGMLVGGIVAFLGGTAMIEIANAQRRRRGEAEAARWLPRLSAEHGVITAQMIEDRTPLSATQTRRWLEQEVAAGRLERLGPERYVLAPSASRSEPPPK, from the coding sequence ATGAACTTCCTGCGCTATGGATGTTCGACGTTCCTTGTGCTGGGCGGCCTGGTCGTGGCGTTCCTCGCGCTCTATGACGCTTTCCAACCGAACCGCAACTGGGCGCTCGTGGCCGGCATGCTGGTGGGTGGGATCGTGGCCTTTCTCGGCGGGACGGCCATGATCGAAATAGCCAATGCCCAACGGCGACGGCGGGGCGAAGCCGAAGCGGCACGGTGGTTGCCGCGCTTGTCGGCCGAACACGGCGTGATTACGGCGCAAATGATCGAAGACCGCACACCACTGAGTGCCACCCAAACGCGCCGGTGGCTAGAGCAAGAAGTCGCGGCTGGCCGCCTTGAACGCCTCGGCCCGGAACGCTACGTCCTCGCGCCTTCCGCGTCGCGCTCAGAGCCGCCGCCAAAGTAA
- a CDS encoding DedA family protein, with protein sequence MMLASVSAPFWKVLLGKLQLFGAWLAGFGLFGVLLLAYVDSVIPLTPIPDATLALLCAQGAVWWWWAAAVAAVGSSLGCMTVYWLVRRLRQRFMGRSLLARRLSPERQARIEALIRRYDIAALAAAAVMPPPFPFKPFVICAGLLEFHQGRLFLGLFIGRALRYGTLAYLSMRYGSEAMSMLQQHTGWFFLGVGALVAILGAYLLVRWYVLRRPAGAAPQASLSPDIRAQDA encoded by the coding sequence ATGATGCTCGCCAGTGTTTCCGCGCCGTTTTGGAAAGTTCTTTTAGGCAAACTCCAACTTTTCGGCGCCTGGCTGGCGGGATTTGGTTTGTTTGGGGTGCTGCTACTGGCTTACGTGGATTCCGTCATTCCGCTGACCCCCATACCAGACGCCACGCTGGCCCTCCTCTGCGCGCAAGGCGCGGTTTGGTGGTGGTGGGCGGCGGCGGTTGCCGCGGTTGGTTCGTCACTGGGGTGCATGACGGTCTATTGGCTGGTGCGCCGGCTGCGCCAACGTTTCATGGGGCGAAGCCTATTGGCGCGGCGACTGTCGCCGGAACGCCAGGCCCGCATCGAAGCCCTGATTCGGCGCTACGACATCGCAGCCTTGGCGGCCGCGGCCGTCATGCCGCCGCCGTTTCCCTTCAAGCCCTTCGTCATCTGCGCCGGGCTTTTGGAGTTTCATCAGGGTCGCCTGTTTTTGGGGCTGTTCATCGGACGCGCCCTGCGCTACGGAACACTCGCCTATCTGAGCATGCGCTATGGCAGTGAAGCGATGAGCATGCTTCAGCAACACACGGGCTGGTTTTTCCTTGGGGTCGGGGCGCTGGTCGCCATCCTCGGCGCTTACCTGTTGGTTCGGTGGTACGTTCTGCGCCGGCCGGCCGGGGCAGCGCCGCAAGCCAGCCTGTCGCCTGACATCCGCGCCCAAGACGCCTGA